The following coding sequences are from one Candidatus Nitrosopumilus sp. SW window:
- a CDS encoding C2H2-type zinc finger protein, which translates to MGLFGGNKNELKCKKCGTVLSDSERLKKHQEIAHNKKKEKCRVCGTEFNTQEDLRKHKKNCK; encoded by the coding sequence ATGGGATTATTTGGCGGAAACAAAAATGAATTAAAATGTAAAAAATGTGGAACAGTACTCTCAGATTCAGAGAGATTAAAAAAACATCAAGAAATAGCTCATAATAAGAAAAAAGAAAAATGTAGAGTTTGTGGGACAGAATTTAATACTCAAGAAGATTTGAGAAAACATAAAAAAAATTGTAAATAG